A region of the Larimichthys crocea isolate SSNF chromosome XVIII, L_crocea_2.0, whole genome shotgun sequence genome:
TCCATTTTTATTGTCTTAACGATGGGTTCAGGTTTGATGATTTCAGTaggaatgaataaatgaattgaaCAGAAAAGGTTGAAAACCttcaagaaacagaaaagacattCATTAgtctcaaataaataaataacagtaaatatgttCCCTCAAGTTATCCTAGTTTCTGATTCTTAACCAAGTAATTCAAGTAACTTAGAATCTCAAACCAGTTACGTAAAGTATCATCATACTTTAAATGAATTCACctaaatctaaataataatatcatacCAAAGTTATTCAACTTAAACTGTAATTTACGTAATAATAATTAACCCCAGTTGTGGCGAAGCATGACCTCATCACACCGTCCACATCAAAGTTGTTTCTTTCCCACCAGTTGCGTCTTTCAGATTGATCAGGAATGTTGGTCCTTCCTTACCTCCAGGAACAGATGAAAAGACTTCCTTCTTTGTTGTTTAACAGCAGTCGGCATCCTTATGTTGCATTCTACgcctcttctggactttacttctttaatttctttttattaacccagttaaaacaagatatctcATAATgttcttcctcccttctctagaTTTCCCACAATCTATTATACTCTTGAAACTCTTCTCCACTGTTCCTGTCTTCCACAACCCTGCTGTCATCTCTTCCTTCTCCCTTTCATATCCCCGACAAGCAacaatcacatgctccactgtctctctctccacacatctACACCGAccgaccagttggatgttttcctAACATACTGAGTGTGctattcagtttactgtgccctattcttagtctgctcatgatcacctgctctgctctgctaccTCTCCTTCTACACCTTgtaatttatataaatgtctccccttttcctggtTCTTCCAatgttgtttccattgattgattatttccttCTAATTCATGtgctggtacccacatgaacgctatttccctcccctgctgtgttaAAGTGAAAAACACTAGCTGCATCCAAACATTAGGTGCCATGCATTCCCAGTGGGTGCGCAGGCAAATATTCGCCTCCTGTTTTTCTACTTTGTGATGTCCTGAGACGAGCAGGGTGTTCTAGACATCGACTCGTGACCTTGCACTATAATAATATAGCTACAATAATATATTGGTCTATATACTGGTCTGTGGAGCCAAACTGTGGGAAGAAAATGAAACCACCCAGTCTCATACCATGCACAACACGTGTGGACTGTGTGACCTTCTTTGCAAAAAATAAAGCTCTGTGTATTTTAATATGTTCTTATGTACTTCTTTATTCTTTGCACTTCATATATGACCTCATATGTTGTACATGTGAGAGAAGTTTCTGTATTTAGGTGTCAGTGCCCCCTGGTGTTTTGTGAAGGAATGACATGTCTTATTTTCAAACtgtaataaattacatttttagagATTACActtgtgccctgtgatgaactgtgatgaCTTGTTCTGTCgctcaaagtcagctgggataggctccagctccaccgtgacctacatccacaaacacacataatgctttCTGACACATTATATCAACAGTGATAAAGCATGAGAGATGTGAGTTATACATTATTATAGATGTGTCAATGTAAAATGAATATGTATTAATAATTTACTCTTCATCGCAGAAAATTATTGGCATGGCAAAGCCAGgacaagtttatttgtatagtcaaaagacaatttaaagagctttacataaaatataaaaggcattaagacaaaatataaaagaaacatgagtgaaataaaagtgataTAAGAATAATGCAAACACAATAAGAAAGTATTCAAACTTACAGTGCAGTTACAGTTCAGTGTAATTTAGTCTAATGAAAGGCTGCAGcaaagagaaaagtcagaagCTCTAATTTAAAAGAACCTCAAGCTTCTTTCTGACAGTGGTGCAGGAAAACTGAATGATGCTTCTTAAGAATTCAAACTtgaacataaaatgtaaaataatttattaatcagatgatgaaatgaaatatgaaagcaACATAACATCATGGTCGCCTGCAGAAAAACACTTCTGCGAAGGGCCTAACCACTTTACCCACAATGTGTGACCAAACTACAGCCTGTGCCATCAGAGCATGAACACTTTCTTATTAGAAGTGTGAGAAACAGGGCGGTAACACGGTCTATGAAGACCAAGACAAGTTTTGAGcagtcaaacaggaaacaaccacTTCCTTGTGTCTTCGCCTCTTTcaaaaatattaatgtaaaaCCTGAAGGTGACAGTCTGACACTCTCTGTCTGACGGTCATCATGTTCAGCCTAAACCAAGcacctctgctctgtgttcaaCTATTAGTTATGGGCCAAGTCTTTGCAGGTACAGTggagatttgtgtttgtgatgcatgcttttctgcagatttaattacaggtttcattttatattcattgtttttttctgttatagTGATTCATCAAGTTGACCACATGGTGTACAGAGGAGACTACGTCAGCCTGGATTGCAACATATCCAaagaaaatataacacaaaTCACCTGGACCAAAGACCAAAGATTTTCGTTTGCTTATTTTGTCCCAAAGAATCAGACTTCTTCAAATTTCCCCTTTCATAGACTGAGAATAGACCAAAACTTTCCTTCAGTGCTGAATGTTTCTGATGCTCAGCATGAAGATGCAGGACTCTATAAATGTGATGTTGTAGCTGCTAACGATGGCACAAGGAC
Encoded here:
- the LOC113748241 gene encoding uncharacterized protein LOC113748241, which codes for MFSLNQAPLLCVQLLVMGQVFAVIHQVDHMVYRGDYVSLDCNISKENITQITWTKDQRFSFAYFVPKNQTSSNFPFHRLRIDQNFPSVLNVSDAQHEDAGLYKCDVVAANDGTRTTQWNLTVSEKPEEVSSSWYFPYILAAVIGLLLCGIAPAVCLCRKLRARTPEQNPAQDQTNLESGGEVVVPQGSRERRTNNKQRSQYMERLNSIYDVY